A region of Paraburkholderia sp. BL23I1N1 DNA encodes the following proteins:
- a CDS encoding pyocin activator PrtN family protein, which yields MNTVFLLMAQFGARAVIPIDEVRREYFSHLELDKLLRKIAYGEIVLPLVRIEASQKSAKGVYVQDLANYIDERRAAAQKECNQLAGTV from the coding sequence ATGAATACTGTTTTTCTGCTGATGGCGCAGTTCGGCGCCCGCGCAGTGATCCCGATCGACGAGGTACGGCGCGAATATTTCTCGCACCTCGAACTGGACAAGCTGTTGCGCAAGATCGCCTATGGCGAGATCGTGCTGCCACTCGTGCGCATCGAGGCCTCACAGAAGAGCGCCAAGGGCGTCTACGTGCAGGATCTGGCGAACTATATCGATGAGCGGCGCGCCGCCGCGCAGAAGGAATGTAATCAGCTCGCCGGCACGGTCTGA
- a CDS encoding site-specific integrase, with protein MAAITPRTNRDGSTSYKAQIRIRKGGKVIHQETRTFERKQAAQAWAKKREGELAHADGLKAALQENPPVKKMIERYTEELGKPLDRTKRMILSQISKSALGEVKAAQLASADVVGYMRTVDVAPSTRGHYLAHLSSVITLARPAWGYPVDASVVADARIALTRMGLVGRSKHRERRPTLEELDRLMAEFGKVREGTPESIPMQALSTFTIYSLRRISEICRLEWRDLDEEGCRVMVRDLKHPNTKIGNDTWVDLTPEALRIAQAQPRSGDRIFPYRALTASTAFTNAVQLLEIDDLHLNDLRHEGASRLSEIGWTIQRVAAVSGHRSWNTLKRYTHVRKVGDKYENWKWLDVIAPLPAQTVPAS; from the coding sequence ATGGCAGCGATTACGCCCAGAACGAACAGGGATGGTAGCACCTCCTATAAGGCGCAGATCCGCATCCGGAAAGGCGGCAAGGTGATCCACCAGGAGACCAGGACCTTCGAGCGCAAACAGGCCGCGCAGGCTTGGGCGAAAAAGCGCGAAGGCGAGCTCGCGCATGCCGACGGGCTGAAGGCGGCACTGCAGGAAAATCCGCCAGTGAAAAAAATGATCGAGCGATACACCGAAGAGCTTGGCAAGCCGCTGGATCGGACGAAGAGGATGATCCTCAGCCAGATATCGAAATCCGCACTCGGCGAAGTCAAGGCAGCTCAGCTTGCAAGTGCGGACGTCGTCGGATATATGCGGACGGTCGACGTCGCGCCGTCGACGCGCGGGCACTATCTTGCGCACCTCTCCAGCGTGATCACGCTCGCCCGGCCGGCATGGGGATATCCGGTGGATGCATCGGTCGTTGCGGATGCGCGTATCGCCCTGACGCGAATGGGGCTCGTAGGCCGCTCGAAGCATCGCGAGCGACGCCCGACGCTGGAGGAGCTGGATCGCCTGATGGCCGAGTTCGGAAAGGTGCGGGAGGGCACGCCAGAGAGCATTCCGATGCAGGCGCTGTCGACGTTCACGATCTATTCGCTGCGGCGCATCAGCGAGATCTGCCGATTGGAGTGGCGGGATCTGGATGAGGAAGGGTGCCGCGTGATGGTGCGCGACCTGAAACATCCGAACACTAAGATCGGCAACGATACCTGGGTAGACCTGACTCCAGAAGCGTTGAGGATTGCACAGGCGCAGCCGAGATCAGGCGACCGCATCTTCCCCTACCGGGCACTCACGGCAAGTACAGCATTCACGAATGCCGTGCAGCTGCTCGAAATCGATGACTTGCATCTGAATGACCTGCGGCACGAGGGAGCGAGCCGGCTGTCAGAGATAGGATGGACGATCCAGCGCGTGGCAGCCGTGAGCGGCCACCGCAGCTGGAATACCTTGAAGCGCTATACACACGTTCGCAAGGTGGGAGACAAGTATGAAAACTGGAAATGGCTCGACGTGATCGCGCCGCTACCGGCTCAGACCGTGCCGGCGAGCTGA